Below is a window of Burkholderia cepacia DNA.
CAGCCGCGTCACTTCGCCCTTCGAATCGTTGATCGGCTTGCCGGCCTCGATGCACAGCGCCTCGGCCAGCTCGTCGAAGCGCTCGCGAAAGCGCGCGACGCAATGGTCGAGCACGGCCTGCCGCTTGAAGGCCGGCATCTCGCGCATCGGCTTCGCGGCGTCGACCGCCGCGGCGATCGCCGCATCGATCGCCTTCGCGTCGGCCAGCGCGACGCGCGTCGCGACCTTGCCGCTGAACTTGTCCGTCACGTCCAGATCGGTATTCGCGTAGACGGCTTCGTTGGCGAGGTAGTACGGATAGGTTTCCTTCAACATGGAACGACTCCTTCCTGTGAACGGGGAATTCAGAGCTGCGCCGACAGGCGCTTGATCTCGCGGTTCAGCACGCGCTCGTTGTCCGAGTAATCGATCGGCACGTCGATCACGTGCACGCCCGGCGACGAGAAGCACTCGCGCAGCAGCGGCTCCAGATCGTCAGCCGACTCGACGCGATGCCCGTGCGCGCCATAGCTTTGCGCATACGACACGAAATCGGGGTTCTGCAGCGTCATCGCGTAATCGGGGAAATTCATGTTCTCCTGCTTCCAGCGGATCATCCCGAACGCGTCGTCGCGCAGGATCATCACGACGAGGTCGAGCTTCAGCCGCACGGCCGTTTCGAGCTCCTGCGAATTCATCATGAAGCCGCCGTCGCCGCATACGGCGATCACCTTGCGCTGCGGATGCACGATCTTCGTCGCGATCGCCGACGGCAGACCCGCGCCCATCGACGCGAGCGCATTGTCGAGCAGCAGCGAGTTCGGCTCGTGCGCACGCCAGTAGCGCGCGAACCAGATCTTGTACATCCCGTTGTCGAGACAGACGATGCCGTCGACCGGCATTGCGTTGTACAGGTCGTTGACGATGCGCACCGGATACATCGGGAAACGCGGATCGTGCTGGCCCTTCTCCAGGTGCGCGTCGAAATGCTCCTTGATCATCGCGAAGCGCGCGAAATCCCAGTGCGGCTGCGGCGCGATCGCTTCCGTCATCTGCCACACCGCGTTCGCGATGTCGCCGACCACCTCGATCTGCGGAAAATAGACGGGATCGACCTGCGCGCCGAGGAAGTTCACATGGATCACGGTCTTGTCGTCCGCGCGCATGAAGAACGGCGGCTTCTCGATCACGTCGTGGCCGACGTTGATGATGCAGTCGGCGTGCTCGATCGCGCGGTGCACGAAATCGCCGTCGGACAGCGTCGCGTTGCCGAGCCACAGCGGGTGCGTCTCGTCGATCACGCCCTTGCCCATCTGCGTCGTGAAGAACGGGATGCCCGTCTTGTCGACGAATTCGACGAGGATCTTGCGGGTCGTCTTGCGGTTGCCGCCCGCGCCGATCATCAGCAGCGGATGGCGCGCGGCCTGGATCGCGTCGACCGCGTGCGCGACGGCCTTCTCCTCGGCCACCGGCCGCCGGCTGTAGCTGCGCGGGATCGGCTTGCCGTCACCCTCTTCGTGCGCGATGTCTTCCGGCAGTTCGAGGTGCGCGGCGCCCGGGCGCTCCTCCTCGGCGCGGCGGAACGCCTCGCGCACGGCCGACGGGATATTGCCGATCGACACGATCTGCCGCGTGAACTTCGTGAGCGGCTGCATCATGTCGACCACGTCGACGATCTGGAAGTGGCCCTGCTTGCTGGACTTGATCGGCTTCTGCCCGGTGATCATCAGCATCGGCATGCCGCCGAGCTGCGCATACGCCGCGGCCGTGACGAAGTTCGTCGCGCCGGGCCCGAGCGTCGCGAGACACACGCCGGTGCGCCCCGTCAGGCGGCCGTAGGTGGCGGCCATGAACCCGGCCGCCTGCTCGTGCCGGGTCAGCACGAGCTTGATCTTCGATCGCCGCAGCGATTCGAGCAGATCGAGGTTTTCTTCGCCGGGAATACCGAACACGTACTCGACGCCTTCGGCTTCCAGCGCCTTCACGAACAGATCCGATGCTTTCATGGGGGACTCTCGGTTATGCCACCTGCCCGGCCTACGGACACGCGGCGTTCATGACGCGCGCCGGCCTACGGCACGCGGACGCTCTACCTACTGGACACAGACCACGACACCTCCCGCCGCGCAACGAACGATGCACGGCGGCGCCTCCGGATGCCGGAGGACGAACGGACCCGCCCGTGCGCGGCAAGCGCGCACGGGCGGCAAAGACGTGTTTGATTGTAGACGGATTCGAAAGATTTCGACTTCGGCCGAACGGCCAATCCGCACACGAACGCAGCGGGCGGCCCTACCGTAGGGCCACGAAACGACCCGCCACCCGCCACCTCACCTGTGAACCATGGTTGACATACCGCAATCGATGCCCTACAGTGCGCCTACGTTCAGCATCCGGACCACCGACGTCTTCGACGCCTGGTTTGCCGGCCTTCAGGATCGCGTCGCGAAGCGACGCATCCAGGCACGCATCGACCGCCTGTCGATGGGCAATCCGGGCGACTGGAAGTCCGCCGGCGCGCCGGTCGTCGAAATGCGGATCGACCATGGCCCCGGCTACCGCGTCTACTACGTCCGGCGCGGGCCGATCTGGGTCATCCTGCTCTGCGGCGGCAACAAGTCGACGCAACAGGCCGACATACGCGCCGCGCACGCGATGCTCGCGCACCTCGACATGGAGTGATCGATGGACAAGATCAGCACCCGGCCGTGGGATTCGGCCGAACACCTGAAAACCGAAGACGACATGGCCGACTACTTCGAGGCCTGCCTGCAGGAGGCCGGCGACGATCCGGCCTTCATCGCGCACGCGCTCGGCGTGATCGCACGCGCACGCGGCATGTCGCAGGTCGCACGCGATGCCGGCCTGTCGCGCGAAGGGCTGTACAAGGCGCTGTCGCACGACGGCAACCCGAGCTTCGGCACCATCCTGAAAGTCATCAAGGCGCTCGGCCTGCAGCTGCACGGCTCGAAAGCGCACGCGTGATGCGCGCGCGTCCGGTGTCGCGCGCCGCGCGCGATGCCTTCCGCCGTGTCAATGCAGCCACCCGGCCGCCCAGCGCGGCACCAGCGACACCAGATACAGCCCGAGCCCGATCAGCCCGCCCACCAGCGTGCCGTTGATGCGGATGTATTGCAGGTCCTTGCCGATATTCAGCTCGATCTGCCGCGACATCTCGCGCGCATCCCAGTTGCGCACCGTATCGCGAATGTGGCGCATCAGGAAATCGGCGAAATCCGGCGCCATCTCGTGCACGGCCTTCTCCACGTGCTCGTTCAGCGATGCGCGCAGCGCGGGGCTCTCCGAAAGCCGCGCCCCGAGCCAGCCGCCGAGCGTCGCGGCCTGCCGGTGCAGCGCCGAATCGGCACGGGCGAGATCGGCCTTCAGCCACGCGCGCAACTGGTCCCACAAGTCGCGCACATACTCGTTGAACGCATCGCCGTCGCGGATATAGCGCTTGATCTCCTCGCCCTTCGCGACGAACGCCGGATCGTGCTTCAGCTTCTCGGTCAGCCGCGCGACCGTCCGGTCGAAGCGCTGCCGCAGTTCGTGCTCGGGGTCGGCCGCCACGCCTTCGAGCACGCGGCTCACCGCGCTCGCGAGCATCCGCGCGCCGTTCTCGCCGAACCACTGCGTCGGCATGATCTTCTCGACCTTCGGATACTGCGTCTTCAGCCATTCGACGATGAAGCCCGCGATCACCTCGCGGTTCTCCTCCTTGTCGAGCACGTCGACCACCTGTTCGATCGCGTCGTCGAGCAGCGCCTGATGGCGGCCGTCCTTCGTCAGCGTATCGAGGATCGCGCCGGCCGACTGCGACAGGTCGACCCGGTCGATCACCGCGCGGAACGCGTCGTGCACGAACGACTGGATTCGCGCGTCGTCCGTCATGTCGAGCGCGAAGCTCATCAGCTTCGTCACGTAACCGCCGAGCGCGTCGGTGTTCCGCGGTTCGCCCAGCCACGCGCCGAGCTTCTGCGCGGGATCGTGCTGGCGAATCTGCGCGGCGAGCGCGTCGGGGCCCAAGAATTTCTCGCGCACGAACACCGCGAGGTTGTCGGCGATCTTGTCCTTGTTCTTCGGAATGATCTCGGTATGACGCGACACGAACGGAATCGGCACGCGGCGGAACAGCGCGACGACCGCGAACCAGTCGGCGAGCGCGCCGACCATCGCGGCTTCGGCCACGGCCTTGACGCCGTCGACCCACGGGCCGCGCGGCAGCAGGATTGTCGTGACGAACACCGCGACGGCGGCCAGCAGCAGCCACAGCGCGCGGCGCTTGCTGCGTTTCAGTTCGAGGGCTTTGTCTGGCGTCATGGAGGTCCGGCGGATCGGCGATGCCGCTAATATCCCCGATTTCGTCGCGGCCGACAAACACGCAGGCGGTGCCGGGATGCACGGCGCACGCGCCGCGCATCCTGCTTTTACATGAACGACTTCAGGTTCACCGCCGGATCGGCCAGCTTCGCCGGATCGGGCACGGCCCCTGCCGCGATCAGACGGCGAGATGCGCCGATGTCACGGCCCAGGTTCGCCGCGGCCACCGCAACGATCCTGCCGTCGTCGCCCAGCCCGAACACCGTGAACGGCCCGCTCGCCGGATCGCCGCGCACGACGATCGTGCGTTCGCCGCCGAACAGCCCGAGCATCTGCAGGTTGCAGTCGTACTGATCGGACCACAGCCACGGCAGCTCGGCATAGGTTTCGTCCGCGCCGAGCAGGTTCGCGGCCGCGACGGCCGGCTGGTTTTCGGCGACCTGCCACGATTCGATCCGCACGTGACGCCCGAGCAGCGGGTTGAAGTGCATCGTCACCTCGCCCGTCGCGAAAATCGCGGTGTCGGTCGTGCGGCAGCCCGCGTCGACGCGTATCCCGTTGTCGACGTCGAGCCCGGCCGCCTGTGCCAACTCGACGTTGGGCACCACGCCGATGCCGACCACGACGATATCGGCCGGCACATCGCCGCGATCAGTCTCGACGATCGCGCCGCCGCCCGGTGCGCGACGGATCGCGCGCGGCAGCGTCGCCATCTGGAACACCACACCGCGCCCATCGTGCAGCTGGCGCGCATACGAACCGACGACTTCCGGCAACGCACGCTGCAACAAGCGCGGTGCCGGATCGATCACCGTCACGTCGCAGCCGAGCTGGCGCGCGGCAGCCGCCACCTCGAGCCCGATGAAACCACCGCCGAGCACCGCCACGCGGCGTCCCGGCGCAAGCCGCGCACGCAACGCACGTGCATCGTCGACCGTGCGGACGTAGTGCGGCGTGACGCCTTCGTCGACCGTCCCGCCGAACGTACGTACGCGCGAACCCGTCGCGAGCACGAGGCGTGCATAGGGTAACGTCGCGCCGTCGTCGAGCTGCACGCGCTGAGCGGCGCGCTCGATCGCATCGACGCGCGTGCCGAGCCGCAACTCGATGCGCTGCGCGTCGTACCACGCCGCATCGCGCACGAACGCGCGCTGCTCGCCGCCGTCCGTCAGTAGCGCATCCTTCGACAGCGCGGGCCGGTCATACGGCAGCTCGCGCTCCGCGCCGATCATCACGATGCGCGCCGCCGCATCGCGTTCGCGCAGCTTCGGCCGTGCGCCGCGCCGCGTGGCCGGCGCCGACGATCACGAACGGATCAGTCGACATTGACTTCCACCTGCCCGTCGACGATCCGGATCGGATAGGTCCGCACCGGCTCCGTGATCGGCGCGCATTTCGGCGCGCCGGTGCGGATGTCGATCAGCCCCTGGTGCAGCGGGCATTCGACGCAGCCGTCCTCCACATAGCCTTCGGACAGCCGCGCATGGCCGTGCGTGCAGAGGTCGTGCATCGCGAACAGTTCGTCGCCGATCCGGAACACGGCGATCGGTTTCTGGCCGGCGACGCGCGCCGCCGGTTCGTCTTCGGAGAATTCGTCGAAAGCGCCGAGCGGATGCCACTCGGCCAGCGTTGCTTCGGTCATGTCGGTTCCTTGCTTCGTCAGATCGGCGTCGCGAGCAGTGTCTGCACGCGCGACGTGTCGTAGATCACGCGCTTGGTCTTGTAGCGCAGCCCGTCGGGCGTACGCACGACCGTGTCGTAGTACTTGCCGGCCTGGTACACGTTCGACTCGCCGTTGCTGCGCGTCTGCACGACGACGTAGTTGCTCTCGGTGTCGATCTCGCCGTCGCGTTCGGCGACGATCGTCAGGCCCGATGTCATGTGCCGGTACGTGTGCTCTTCATAGATGTTCGCGTGCCGCAGCGACACCACGCGGTCGCGCAGCATGCGCTGGTTCGTGCAGTGGACGATCCCGACCGGCAGCCCGAGGTCGGCGTTCTCCTTCGGCACGATTTCGTACGTGCAGTCCTCGGTAAACATCGTCGGCCATGCTTCGAGCCGGTTGTTGTCGAGGTGCCCGATATAGCGGTTCTGGAGCATGTAAATCTCGAACCACGTCTTCATGTCTTCCGTCATTTCGCGCTCCCGCCTCAATAGCCCATCAGCTTCTGGTAGCCGACCCAGAACTTGCGGATCAGGCTTTCAGTGATCACCGTGTCCTGCTGGTCCGGATTGCCGCGCGACATCTCGATCACCGACGTCGCGTCGCCGTCACGCACCGTGCCGCGCTGCACGAGCTCGGTCGCCTCGGTGTCCTCCATCGAGATATAGCCGGCCGGCCCGACGAGGTTCGCCTGCTTGATGCGCAGCGCGCGCAGCTCGGGCGTGTCGTCCGCGTAACCGAAGAAATGGAAGATCAGTTCGAAGTTGTCGGGGCCTTTCGGCAGGATCTGGCGTGCGACCAGCGTGTTGTGGATCTGCTGGATCACGAGCTGCGGGAAGATCGGCTGGATATGGTTCGTGCAATCCTCGTCGTATTCCGACACGAGATCGAGAATCGATTCGTCCTCCAGATGAAAGCCTTCGTCGAACGAGCGAATGTTCTGCTGCTTGTACGCGGCCGACGTATCGTCGCCCGTCTTCGTCACCGTGATGATGCTGTGCAGCCCGTGATTCGCATCCGGAATCGAGCGCGCCTTCATCCCGACGCGGAAGATGTTGAAGGTCGTATGGAACAGGTGCAGCATGCTCGCGTGATACGGGTCCTTCACGTTCTCCATGTACAGCTTCCAGTTCGACTTCGAATACTGGCGCGTGCAGCCGAGATACTCGATCGGCTTGTGGAAGATCCGGTCGATCCACGGGCGCATCTGCTCGCCGAGATAGTCGGGCAGCGGCATCACATCGTCGCTGAAGGTGGCGAACACGAGCCCGCGATAGCTGTCGACGCGCAGCTTGCGCAGCCCGTGCTGCTTCGGGTCGAAGTCGGCCGGCATCCCGGACATCCCCTTCTGGCCGCGCCGGAACGGCACGCCGAGCAGGTTGCCGGAGTTATCGAAGCTCCACTGGTGATACACGCACGTGTGCGAGCTCGCGTTGCCGCGCGACTTGCGGCACACCTGCGCGCCGCGGTGCGCGCAACGGTTCACCCACGCGGAAAGTGCGCCATCCTCGGTGCGCGTGACGACCACCGGCGTATCGCCGACGAACGTGCTCTTGAAGTCGCCGGCGTTCGGGATTTCCGCTTCCAGCGCGACGAAGTTCCACGTCGGGCCGCGGAAGATGCGTTCCTGCTCGCGTTCGTAGACGGCCTGCGAACTGAACACCTTGTACGGCACGCGCGAGCCGTCGTCGTGCGGAAAGCTCACGGCGGACGCGTCGTCGCGCGGGGCGAACACGACGGGCGATTCTGTCTGCTCCATGTCGGACTCCTTGTGGTTCCGTTTCATTAACAAGATGGAGTCCATTTTTGAAAGGCTAATATTCGCCGTCTATCCGGAAAGTGCGATTGCGGCGGCGCAATATCCACTTTCGGCGGATTTCTGCGCTAGCATGGCGGCACACACGACCCTGCGCACGATCGCGACCCATTCATCGGATCGAAGCGCGCGTCGCCCATACAAAGGCTGAGGCCCATGTCCCCAACGTCGTTCGAGCCGCTCGCGCTGCGCGCGCACCGGCTGTTCGAATCCCGCGATCTCGACGAGACGCGCGAGCGGATCTCGCGCGTGATGCAGCCGCATGCGCTGCTGCCGAACGGTCGCACGCATGGTGCGTCGCACATGGATTTCGTCAGGCTCGGCGGGCTCGGGATCGGCACGATCGCATTCGGCGACGCGATGCGCGTGCAGGTCGACGCGGTCGATGGCTACTACCTGCTGATGTTCTGCCTGTCCGGCCAGGCAGAGGTGCGCGCGATGGGGCGGCAGCTCGGCGTCGACGGCCAGACCGGCGTGCTGTGCGCGCCCGGGGAGCCCTTCGATGCAGTGCTGTCCGCCGATTGCGAGCAGTTCGTGCTGCGCATCGACGCAGCCACGGTCGGCTCGCTCACGGGCGACCCGCGCGCGACGCTCGATCCCGTGCTGCACGTCAGCGACGCCGCACTCGCCGCGTGGCGCCAGCAACTGATGCTCGTTGCGCGCTCGCCCGAACTGCTCGAACGCGCGAACGCGAACCCGCGCGTCGCGTCGCAGCTCGAGCACCTGCTGATCGACCTGCTGATCGAGGGCCACCCGCCGTCGGTACTGCACGCGTCACGCCGCGATCCGGCACCGGGCTTCGTGCGACGCGCGCAGGAGTTCGTGAACGCGCACTACGCTCAGCCGCTGCAGCTCGCCGATATCGTCCAGGCCGCCAACGTGCCGGAGCGGACGCTGCGCGACGCGTTCCTGCAGTTCCGCGGAATGAGCCCGATGCAATACCTGCGCGCGACGCGGCTCGACCATGCGCGCGAACTGCTGCGCGGCGCGATGTCCGACCGGCGGATCGCCGATGTCGCGCTCGATTGCGGGTTTACCCACCTCGGGCGATT
It encodes the following:
- a CDS encoding acetolactate synthase large subunit translates to MKASDLFVKALEAEGVEYVFGIPGEENLDLLESLRRSKIKLVLTRHEQAAGFMAATYGRLTGRTGVCLATLGPGATNFVTAAAYAQLGGMPMLMITGQKPIKSSKQGHFQIVDVVDMMQPLTKFTRQIVSIGNIPSAVREAFRRAEEERPGAAHLELPEDIAHEEGDGKPIPRSYSRRPVAEEKAVAHAVDAIQAARHPLLMIGAGGNRKTTRKILVEFVDKTGIPFFTTQMGKGVIDETHPLWLGNATLSDGDFVHRAIEHADCIINVGHDVIEKPPFFMRADDKTVIHVNFLGAQVDPVYFPQIEVVGDIANAVWQMTEAIAPQPHWDFARFAMIKEHFDAHLEKGQHDPRFPMYPVRIVNDLYNAMPVDGIVCLDNGMYKIWFARYWRAHEPNSLLLDNALASMGAGLPSAIATKIVHPQRKVIAVCGDGGFMMNSQELETAVRLKLDLVVMILRDDAFGMIRWKQENMNFPDYAMTLQNPDFVSYAQSYGAHGHRVESADDLEPLLRECFSSPGVHVIDVPIDYSDNERVLNREIKRLSAQL
- a CDS encoding type II toxin-antitoxin system RelE/ParE family toxin; its protein translation is MPYSAPTFSIRTTDVFDAWFAGLQDRVAKRRIQARIDRLSMGNPGDWKSAGAPVVEMRIDHGPGYRVYYVRRGPIWVILLCGGNKSTQQADIRAAHAMLAHLDME
- a CDS encoding addiction module antidote protein, with the translated sequence MDKISTRPWDSAEHLKTEDDMADYFEACLQEAGDDPAFIAHALGVIARARGMSQVARDAGLSREGLYKALSHDGNPSFGTILKVIKALGLQLHGSKAHA
- a CDS encoding DUF445 domain-containing protein; this translates as MTPDKALELKRSKRRALWLLLAAVAVFVTTILLPRGPWVDGVKAVAEAAMVGALADWFAVVALFRRVPIPFVSRHTEIIPKNKDKIADNLAVFVREKFLGPDALAAQIRQHDPAQKLGAWLGEPRNTDALGGYVTKLMSFALDMTDDARIQSFVHDAFRAVIDRVDLSQSAGAILDTLTKDGRHQALLDDAIEQVVDVLDKEENREVIAGFIVEWLKTQYPKVEKIMPTQWFGENGARMLASAVSRVLEGVAADPEHELRQRFDRTVARLTEKLKHDPAFVAKGEEIKRYIRDGDAFNEYVRDLWDQLRAWLKADLARADSALHRQAATLGGWLGARLSESPALRASLNEHVEKAVHEMAPDFADFLMRHIRDTVRNWDAREMSRQIELNIGKDLQYIRINGTLVGGLIGLGLYLVSLVPRWAAGWLH
- the andAb gene encoding anthranilate 1,2-dioxygenase ferredoxin subunit AndAb, coding for MTEATLAEWHPLGAFDEFSEDEPAARVAGQKPIAVFRIGDELFAMHDLCTHGHARLSEGYVEDGCVECPLHQGLIDIRTGAPKCAPITEPVRTYPIRIVDGQVEVNVD
- the andAd gene encoding anthranilate 1,2-dioxygenase small subunit AndAd, producing MTEDMKTWFEIYMLQNRYIGHLDNNRLEAWPTMFTEDCTYEIVPKENADLGLPVGIVHCTNQRMLRDRVVSLRHANIYEEHTYRHMTSGLTIVAERDGEIDTESNYVVVQTRSNGESNVYQAGKYYDTVVRTPDGLRYKTKRVIYDTSRVQTLLATPI
- the andAc gene encoding anthranilate 1,2-dioxygenase large subunit AndAc; translation: MEQTESPVVFAPRDDASAVSFPHDDGSRVPYKVFSSQAVYEREQERIFRGPTWNFVALEAEIPNAGDFKSTFVGDTPVVVTRTEDGALSAWVNRCAHRGAQVCRKSRGNASSHTCVYHQWSFDNSGNLLGVPFRRGQKGMSGMPADFDPKQHGLRKLRVDSYRGLVFATFSDDVMPLPDYLGEQMRPWIDRIFHKPIEYLGCTRQYSKSNWKLYMENVKDPYHASMLHLFHTTFNIFRVGMKARSIPDANHGLHSIITVTKTGDDTSAAYKQQNIRSFDEGFHLEDESILDLVSEYDEDCTNHIQPIFPQLVIQQIHNTLVARQILPKGPDNFELIFHFFGYADDTPELRALRIKQANLVGPAGYISMEDTEATELVQRGTVRDGDATSVIEMSRGNPDQQDTVITESLIRKFWVGYQKLMGY
- the andR gene encoding anthranilate 1,2-dioxygenase regulatory protein AndR; this translates as MSPTSFEPLALRAHRLFESRDLDETRERISRVMQPHALLPNGRTHGASHMDFVRLGGLGIGTIAFGDAMRVQVDAVDGYYLLMFCLSGQAEVRAMGRQLGVDGQTGVLCAPGEPFDAVLSADCEQFVLRIDAATVGSLTGDPRATLDPVLHVSDAALAAWRQQLMLVARSPELLERANANPRVASQLEHLLIDLLIEGHPPSVLHASRRDPAPGFVRRAQEFVNAHYAQPLQLADIVQAANVPERTLRDAFLQFRGMSPMQYLRATRLDHARELLRGAMSDRRIADVALDCGFTHLGRFAIAYREKFGESPSETLDAKR